One window of the Trifolium pratense cultivar HEN17-A07 linkage group LG2, ARS_RC_1.1, whole genome shotgun sequence genome contains the following:
- the LOC123911509 gene encoding glycine-rich protein encodes MMNNDKGFLWKLPVVKFSNYGKVGPGFGIGAGCGLGLGIGFLGGVGIGPGIPGLQFGLGVGAGCGVGLGFGYGMGMGIAEDEYRRYSNVGNSFRGSRKIISEKDITALVDDIARNTKKLIKATSNEIDKWRRY; translated from the exons ATGATGAACAACGATAAGGGTTTTCTGTGGAAGCTTCCGGTGGTGAAGTTTAGCAATTACGGCAAAGTTGGCCCCGGATTCGGTATTGGTGCTGGCTGTGGCCTTGGATTAGGGATCGGTTTTCTTGGAG GAGTGGGTATTGGTCCAGGAATTCCTGGCTTGCAATTTGGTTTGGGGGTTGGTGCTGGATGTGGTGTTGGTTTAGGATTTGGTTATGGAATGGGAATGGGAATTGCAGAAGATGAGTATAGAAGGTACTCTAATGTCGGAAATTCTTTTCGTGGTTCCAGAAAGATTATTTCTGA GAAGGATATTACTGCACTTGTGGATGACATTGCCAGAAATACTAAAAAGCTTATCAAGGCAACATCAAACGAAATTGACAAGTGGAGAAGATATTAA
- the LOC123911508 gene encoding chlorophyll a-b binding protein CP26, chloroplastic, producing MASIAASTAAASLGMSEMLGSPIKFSGVIRSVPSSSTSSTFKTVALFSKKKPAPAPKKAAVTPASEELAKWYGPDRRIFLPDGLLDRSEIPEYLTGEVPGDYGYDPFGLSKKPEDFAKYQGYELIHARWAMLGAAGFIIPEAFNKYGANCGPEAVWFKTGALLLDGGTLNYFGKSIPINLVVAVIAEVVLLGGAEYYRITNGLDLEDKLHPGGPFDPLGLANDPDQAAILKVKEIKNGRLAMFAMLGFFIQAYVTGEGPVENFAKHLSDPFGNNLLTVIAGNVERAPTL from the exons ATGGCTTCCATTGCTGCTTCAACTGCAGCTGCTTCACTTGGAATGTCAGAAATGCTTGGAAGTCCAATTAAATTCAGTGGTGTAATAAGGTCTGTTCcttcttcttcaacttcttcTACTTTCAAAACTGTTGCTCTTTTCTCTAAGAAGAAACCAGCACCAGCACCAAAGAAAGCTGCAGTTACTCCGGCTAGCGAGGAACTCGCCAAGTGGTATG GTCCAGACAGAAGGATCTTCTTGCCAGACGGTCTCTTGGACAGGTCTGAGATCCCTGAGTACTTGACTGGAGAAGTCCCTGGAGA CTATGGTTATGACCCTTTTGGTCTAAGCAAGAAGCCCGAAGACTTCGCCAA ATATCAAGGATATGAGTTGATTCATGCTAGATGGGCAATGCTTGGTGCTGCCGGATTCATCATTCCTGAGGCCTTCAACAAATATGGAGCCAATTGTGGTCCCGAGGCTGTTTGGTTCAAG ACAGGAGCTCTACTTCTCGATGGGGGTACGTTGAACTACTTCGGAAAAAGCATCCCCATCAATCTTGTTGTTGCTGTCATTGCTGAGGTTGTTCTTTTGGGAGGTGCAGAGTACTACAGAATTACCAATGGACTG GACTTGGAAGACAAGCTTCACCCCGGTGGTCCATTTGATCCATTAGGTCTAGCAAATGATCCAGACCAAGCTGCAATTCTAAAAGTGAAGGAAATCAAGAATGGTAGACTTGCTATGTTTGCCATGCTTGGTTTCTTCATTCAAGCTTATGTCACTGGTGAAGGTCCTGTTGAGAATTTTGCAAAACATCTCAGTGACCCTTTTGGCAACAACTTGCTCACTGTTATTGCTGGAAATGTTGAAAGGGCTCCAACTCTGTGA
- the LOC123911510 gene encoding uncharacterized protein LOC123911510 → MSNVTEKLGIKIERNPSEEKLTQLGVRQWSKWNCSPSKFPWTYDSKETCYLLEGKVKVTPSGANESVEFGAGDLVVFPKGMSCTWDVSVAVNKHYLFE, encoded by the exons ATGAGTAACGTCACAGAAAAATTGGGCATCAAGATTGAGAGAAACCCTTCTGAGGAAAAACTCACTCAACTTGGTGTTAGGCAATGGTCCAA ATGGAATTGTTCTCCAAGCAAATTCCCATGGACGTATGATTCCAAAGAAACATGTTATCTTCTAGAAGGAAAAGTTAAGGTAACACCAAGTGGAGCAAATGAGTCAGTTGAATTTGGTGCTGGTGACTTGGTTGTGTTTCCTAAAGGGATGAGTTGTACTTGGGATGTTTCTGTTGCTGTGAACAAGCATTATCTCTTTGAATAA